AATTTTTATTGGTTGCCCTTTTTTCCGCTATTGGCATTTCAGGGACCTACTGGAGCATAATTGCCGAGAACGGGACAATAAACGCAAGGGCGGTCGGCGTCATTGCCGGCGGGCTTAGCGGCGGCGCCCTGGTAGGTTTAGTTACGGGCTTTATCGTTGGGCTGCACAGGTTCTTGTTTTTGGATAATTTCACCGCTATGGAAAGCGCGGCGATAACTGTATTGCAAGGCTGCATTGCCGGGATTTTGTCCGGCACGGTAAAAAAGCGGAAAAAAATTTGGCCCTGCGCTTTCATCATAGGGTTTGCCCTCGAAGCTTTGCACATGGCGTTGCTGCTCGTTTTCGCCGCGCCCTTTGACAAAGCTTTGGCGCTGGTAAAGGCGATAGCGCCGCCAATGCTTGTAACTAATTCTGTGGGCATCGCTATTTTTACTGGCATCATGGAAGATACTTACAAAAGAAATGAAAGCCTCAAAGCCGCGACGACGAAAGCGGCGCTTTGTATCGCCAACTTGTCAAGTTCCATCTCCCACATGGGTTTTAACGATAGATCCGCAAAAGAAAGTGTCAAGTCCATTATCAAGGCGACAAGCAATTTCGACTGCGCGGCGATTTTGGCCAACAGGCAGATATTGGCGCTGGCCTGCGACAACCCAAAAGACGAAAAGGCCATCGCCCGGTTTTTAGATAATTTTATTGGCCGCGGCTATCCTGACGAACTTGACGATGCGGCGCCAATACAGGCCAAAATAGTCCGCCCCATTTACAAGGGCAACATTCAGGTCGCCACTTTGTTTTTCGGCAAGCGGGGCAAAGAGCCCGTTTCCGAGCTTGACATAGAGCTTGCCTTAGGGTTGGGCGACCTGATTTCCGCGCAGATAGAGATTGCCGAAGTGAAAGAGCGGGCCAAGCTTTTAGTCCATGCCGAACTCAAAGCTTTGCAATGTCAAATAAATCCGCATTTTCTTTTTAATACTTTGAACGCTATAAGTTATTATTGCAGAAGCAAACCGGCCACAGCCAAGAAACTGATAACTTATCTTGCCGATTACTACAGGCACAATCTGTCCGATTCCGGCGTGATGGTTTCTTTTCAGCAGGAGCTTCAACATATAAACGCTTATGTCAGCATTGAAATGGCGCGTTTTGGCGAACGGTTGCAAATGCAATATGATTTTGACAAAAATACAGATTTCAAGCTGCCCGCGCTTATCATGCAGCCGCTGGTGGAAAATGCCATCAAGCACGGTTTGCGGCCCAAAGAAAATGGCGGCACTGTCCGTATCGGGGCGGTCAAGCAGGAGGGCAGTTTTGAGCTGTCCGTTTCCGACGACGGCGTCGGCATAGACGCTGCAAAGCTTGGCTCTTTGCTTGAAGCGGATGCGGCGCGAACGTCGATCGGGCTCTGCAACGTGCACAAAAGGCTTATAACGATATATGGGCCTGACTGCGGCCTTAACATAAATAGCCAAAAAAACGGGGGAACCGTAGTAAGCTTTAAAATCCCGATATTACAAGGAGGTCAGACATGGCGTTGAAAGTTCTAATCGTAGACGACGAATTTCCCTCCAGACAGGAGTTGCGCTGTATACTTGAAGATATATGCAATGTTGAAGTGATCGGGGAATGTCTCAATGGCGAGCAAGCTTTGCGGTTCCTTGACGGCAAAGCGGTCGACGCCGTGTTTTTGGACATTGAAATGCCTGTTTTAGATGGGCTTGGCGCAGCGGAAAAATTGGCCGAAAAACAAAAACAGGTAAAAATAGTTTTTACAACCGGATTCAGCGAATTCGCGGTAAAGGCTTTTGAACTGGCCGCGGACGACTATGTTTTAAAGCCCTATACGCGGGAACGGCTGGAGCTGACGGTCTCAAGGCTGACCAAGGGCATGCCGGCGCCGGAAAAAAACGGGGCAAAGAACATCTCGGGCAACATGCGGCTTAATGGCCTGCAACCGGCAAAGCTGGCGGTTTGGGACAAGGACAGGCTGATACTGCTTGACCCTGAAAATGATATTTTGTTTTTTAAATCCGAGAACCGCAAAACTCTCGTTTGTTCCAAAAAAGGCGTTATCGAGGTGCAGCTG
The sequence above is drawn from the Acidaminococcales bacterium genome and encodes:
- a CDS encoding histidine kinase, yielding MATRNLWLILSLFTILVALLDRTDFFRKALFRTTSSISGQFLLVALFSAIGISGTYWSIIAENGTINARAVGVIAGGLSGGALVGLVTGFIVGLHRFLFLDNFTAMESAAITVLQGCIAGILSGTVKKRKKIWPCAFIIGFALEALHMALLLVFAAPFDKALALVKAIAPPMLVTNSVGIAIFTGIMEDTYKRNESLKAATTKAALCIANLSSSISHMGFNDRSAKESVKSIIKATSNFDCAAILANRQILALACDNPKDEKAIARFLDNFIGRGYPDELDDAAPIQAKIVRPIYKGNIQVATLFFGKRGKEPVSELDIELALGLGDLISAQIEIAEVKERAKLLVHAELKALQCQINPHFLFNTLNAISYYCRSKPATAKKLITYLADYYRHNLSDSGVMVSFQQELQHINAYVSIEMARFGERLQMQYDFDKNTDFKLPALIMQPLVENAIKHGLRPKENGGTVRIGAVKQEGSFELSVSDDGVGIDAAKLGSLLEADAARTSIGLCNVHKRLITIYGPDCGLNINSQKNGGTVVSFKIPILQGGQTWR
- a CDS encoding LytTR family DNA-binding domain-containing protein, with protein sequence MALKVLIVDDEFPSRQELRCILEDICNVEVIGECLNGEQALRFLDGKAVDAVFLDIEMPVLDGLGAAEKLAEKQKQVKIVFTTGFSEFAVKAFELAADDYVLKPYTRERLELTVSRLTKGMPAPEKNGAKNISGNMRLNGLQPAKLAVWDKDRLILLDPENDILFFKSENRKTLVCSKKGVIEVQLPLKAIEERFQERGFLQVHKSYIVNFSMIKEIVPWFNDTYVLKLKDYNSGEIPVSRHFLPRFREAIQI